Below is a genomic region from Dryobates pubescens isolate bDryPub1 chromosome 1, bDryPub1.pri, whole genome shotgun sequence.
ttaattatgtgGTCATGGAGTCTTTATTCAGACTCATCTAGCACAGACTGATTTTTAGTGATGCAAACTTGCTCACTAAGGTTGCTTTTAGTGTCTTTATATGCCCAAGAATTTCTTAATCATTTATTTATTGATTAATTGACCCCATGGTCATGGAGTCTTTACTGTTCAGCACAGACTGATTTTAGTGATGCCAACTTGCTCACCAAGGTTGGTTTTTGTGTCTTTATATGCCCAgggttttcttatttatttattaattacaTGGTCATGGAGTCTTTACTGTTCAGCACAGACTGATGTCTGGGGATgtcaggggagatacaggctggatgttagaaaaaagttctatacagaaagagtgattgcacattggaatgggctgcctggggaggtggtggagtcgccatcactggaggttttcaggagaagacttgacggggtacttggtgctgtgggttagttgcttgggcggtgttggattggttgatgggttggacgcgatgatcttgaaggtctcttccaacctggtttattctatgtattctatgtattctatgtattctatgttagTGATGCCAACTTGCTCACTAAGGATGGTTTCAGTGTCCTTATATGTCCAGGATTTTCTTATTTGTTTATTCCATGGTGATGGAGTCTTTATTCTTCAGCACAGATTGATTTTAGTGGTGCAAAGTTGCTCACCAAGGTTGCTTTTAGTGTCTTTATATAAgcaggatttatttatttaaacgGCATGGTCATGGAATCTTCATTTGTCAGCACAGACTGATTTTAGTGTTGCAAGCTGGCTTCCTAAGGTTGGTTTTAGTGTCTTCTTATGCCCAGGAATTtcttatgtatttatttaaatgaCATGGCCATGGAGTCTTTATTCTTCAGCACAGACTGATTTAAGTGATGCAACGTGCTCACCAAGCTTGGTTTTAGTGTCTTTATATaaccagactgaacagtcccaactctctcagtctgtctccacagcagagcagctccagccctctgaccatccttgtggcccttccctggacaccttccagcacctccagatccttcctgtaataggggctccagaagtggatGTGCTGATTgtacccaatcacctcttcgttatttttctgcctcagcagtgcctccaggaggatctcctccatgatcttcccaggcacagaggtatTATTTGGCTTTTACTTCTTTGATGCCACGGAATTTATTCAACAGCTACTCTCTACTTGTCTGTTTCATAGTGTATTTAGTTTTGCTTTCATAGTGCATTTAGTTTGCTTTCATAGTGTATTTagttttcttgaagatctctttaGGTTCTATGCAGGTATTTTTGAGAGAGGACTGGCAAGTCTATTCACCAACCCTTCTGGCTTGCCAGGATTGTGTGGTGATGTGCAGAAACTTCTGGGCACAGGTGTGATAAGATCTGcttcactgcagcacagaacagaCTCAGCTGTGTGACACTGGGCAGCCAGCTTCTTCCTAGGAAGCAGCCACCCATCCTTCCCCTCCGGTGGGACTGTTTgaattccctcagcctgtcctcatagcagagctgctccaaactcctgatcatttttgtggccctcctctggaccctttccatcaggtccatgtccttcctatactgagggctccagacctgcacacagtactgttttgttctgtgctgCATTTGTCAGGAGGATATTAAATAATCAATGTCAGATTTGGCTTTTGTCTCTGGGGGTCAGTGAATGTAACCTGTTCCCCATAAATTCTGGGTTTATGAGGTGATATCTCTGCAGACCTTTGAACTCAGGCAGCCTCAGCTGGGAGGAACACTGCACTTTATGAGCATGTTTAGGGGCTGGTAAGGCTGTTTAGAGTCTGAAAAGTCTTCCCTCCATAAATCATGCAACTGCCTTACAAGAGAAAACTCTGTTTAGCTTTGGACAAACAAACCACTCTTAAAAACACATCTCCTCTATCTATTCCTCTATCTATacctctgctgcaaggccaggctgagggatctgggggtgttcagcctggagaagagaaggctccagggagacctaatagcagcctgccagtacctgaagggggctacaggaaggctgcagggagactctTCGCataggcctgcagggacaggaccaggggcaatggctttaaactagagcagagcagatttagattggatgttaggaacaagttcttcactatgagggtggtggaacactggaacaagatgcccaggaaggtagttgaggctctttccctggagatactgaaggcaaggctggatgaggccctgggcaacctgatctagttggggatgtccctgctgactgcgggaaggttggtctggatgagctttggaggtcccttccagcctggaccattctatgattctgttcctACTGGACAAAAATAACCAGTGCTGTCAGATACCTTCTTGTCTTTGCATCTTTCCTTGGGGAATGTATGCAGCTAAGTTTATTACTGGTGAGTtttcagcactggtcaggccacaccttgagtcctgtgtccagttctgggcccctcaggttaggaaagatgttgagatgctggaaggtgtccagagaagggcaacaaagctggggaggggtctggagcacagccctgtgaggagagtttCAACAATTGTCTCTAATTATTTATGGCCAGCCATGTTCACACATGGGTATTTTGGGCTGGTTAGGGGTATTTGGACTATTTCTGTTAAAGAAAGCAGAGCTTTGTATAttttgttcagtttggggcacctcaatccaGGAGAGACATCCaagaggaggtgctggagccagggcagagaagggcaaggaagctgtgaagggcccggagaataaatctgatgaagagcaactgaaggagctggggatggttagggtgaaacagaggaggctgaggggagacctcattgctgtctacaactacctgaaaggaccttgtggagaggctgctgctggtctcttctcacaggtaattagtgacagaacaagagggaacagcctcaagctgtgactgagtaagtttaggctggacatcaggaagaatttctcatggcaagagtggtcaggcattggaatgtgctgggcagggaggtggtggagtccccaagcctggttgtgtttgaaggtggtttggatgtggtgcttgggggtgtttaggggtgagccttgtagagcagggttcatggttggacttggtgatcctgagggtctgttccaacctgaatgtttctgtgattattgTATGCATTAGTTAATTAGAAAATTAAAGTGACACAAACCCCCTCAGTTCTCCCTCTCACCTCAAACCCAGCAGCAAAGTAGAAGGTAAATGAGATCAGATGGGACTGCTGTGCTATTCCCAAAGCCTTACCTAACCAAAGTCAGGTTATTCTTTCTTTACACAGTGGTTGGCAGCCAGATACATATTTAATGGGGTTCCATTATATCCTATAGATGCTGGCACTGGGATACTTTCCCCTGGGGCATTCTCTGAACAAAAGAGGGGAGAAACTGACGACTCCACTTAGCACATGCACCCACAGCTCCATGATAAAAGGCAGCACTTCCCCATGCAACACCTGTTGTTGTAGTTGGGTTAATTACTTTTCATTGTCATCAACTGCCTGAAATATTCATCACGGTGCCTGTAATTTCCCAAATCTGAAAGCAACACCCATAAAACCCAGCAACTCTTTCACTCTAATATTTCAGGTGTGGTGTTCTGTGGgttcagcttttctttctttcccctggtTTGGCTCTCTGGTGGGGTGTGGTTCTGAATTCCGCTCAGAAAATTACATTGATTCACAACTTTGTTTAGCAAAAATTGATCTCTGGGGCtactcctccccctctgctctgccctgctgagacctcacctggaatattgcatccggctctgggctccccagttcaagagggacagggatctgctggagagagttcaagggagggctacaaggatgatttggggactggagcactgcctggtgaggagaggctgagagccctggggctgtttagtgttgAGGGgctttaataaatgtttatcaatatcagagggctgggggtcaggagggaggggacaggctctactcagttgctccctgggatagaacaaggagcaatggatacaaactatagcacagaaggtttcacctcaacatgaggaggaacttctttactgtgagggtctcagagcactggaacaggctgcccagagaggttgtggagtctccttctctggagactttcaaggccctgtctggatctgttcctgtgtgacctgtgctagattgtatggtcctgctctggcagggggggttggacttgatgatttctttgGGTGCCTtacaacccctgacatcctgtgatacaCTAAAGCACTGCTGCTTAGAGCACTGTTTCTGCAGCATTATGGTTACTAAATGTACAATAACATAGTTTAACTTTCTTCATTCCATTTTCAgtcccctctctctcctgtaTTCTCCTACATTACATGATAGGTGAACTGTGGTGTGGCCCCGATAAATactcatagagtcagagaaccatagaattgtcagggttggaagggacctcaaggatcatccagttccaacccctctgccatgggcaaggactcctcacactacatcaggctgcctggagccacatccatcctggccttcaaaacgtccagggatgagtcttccaccaccttcctgggcaacaaAGGAGACTATTTTCTCTGACATGAGTCATGATTTTAAATAgtttttaaataatttatttttatttttaattgagaCAAGGTTagcagaaaggaaggaggtGTGAATGGAGGAGCCCTGTGGCTAAGCATCTGGAGTAGGTTTGGGCAAATCCGACCTGCAAGCCACCTGGCTGTACCTAAGTCTGCTCCTGTTGTAGGTGAAGGAAcatgttgttgttgctgtgcaCAGAAGTAGAGTTGGATCCAGGAGCACCCAGCATTTCTCACTTttttcagtcatagaatcatagactttttaggggtggaagggacctcaaggaaccATCTAGTTACAATCCCCCcctacctcacactacagcaggtttctcacagccacatccagcctggccttcaaaacctccagggatgaggctgccaccacctccctgggcaacctgtgccagtgtctcaccactttgTAGAACAAAACCAGCCCTAATATAGAAATGGCTATCCCCAAACCCAGTTTCTTAGCACTTTCACAACGTCATCACAAGGTGAGTATCAAGTTACAACTTGAGAGAATCCTCAGCCATTGCATTCCAGATTTTGATTGAGGGTTGTGACATCCTGGTGCTCAGCAAAGATCCTGCAGTGCAAGTAGGTGGTTTAGTTTCACAGACTTTCTCCAAACCCCAATCCTTTTTCTTTGGAAAGCCCAAGAATGTTTATTCTTCCCATATCAAGATGCCTTTCTTGTGTGTCTACAGAACTCTCATtagcacagaaaaaaattcaTTAGCTTTGCAAAGCTGGCAGAAGCAAATCAGCAAGCTCTGTTCTGCTTTCGAAAGCTTTCCCTTCTCATAGCTTTGAAGCATGGATGGCAGCTGGAACTAAGAGAGTATCAGTgagaaagacaaagcaaaaagaGAAGGGACCACTGTGGATTTGGAAATAATCCACTTCCTAATCCCAGAAAATCCTCAGGGCTCCAAAGGAACCTGTGAGGTGAAATTGCCTTGgcccttccagagaagggccacaaggatgatcagagggctggagcacctctcctgtgaggacagactgagggagttgggactgttcagtctggagaagagaaggctctgaggagaccttcttatgactttctagtatctgaagggggctacaagaaaaccgggaagggacttttgagggtgtcagggattgataggactggggggaatggagcaaaactagaagtgggtagattcagattggatgttagaaggaagttcttgcccatgagggtggtgagagactggcacaggttgcccagggaggtggtggcagcctcctgcctggaggtttttgtagccaggctggatgtggctgtgagcaacctgctgtagtgtgaggtgtccctggccatggcagcagggttggaactggctgatccttgaggtcccttccaaccctgacaattctgtgattctatgattctatgtgtaaATTGTCATGGTACATATAAATGATCTTGTAGTGTGTCTGACATGGTGCTCAGATAAATGTGGTACTTCTGCAGCAGTCAGCACCTGACGTGTGAAGGAGTTGCATTTTTTCCACCTCATTGCCTTTGGAGAATTATTCTTCTTAGcagagtcctgctggccacagcatggTTGAAACTGACTGATGCTGAAAAGCACCCTCAGGTGCCAGCTGCATGGTGTTTTGCTCACCTCTGATGCTTACTGCCCTTCTCCCAAAACATTTCAGTGTGCTAAACTGGCAGCCACACCATTCTCTCTTCTGCTGTAGTTGTCTTTGAGCCTGGTGTACAGGAGAGGGCAGGATGTTTTGGCTGCGCAGGAGTAAACAGGAGCTGGGTGAGTTTTGGGTGCTAGGGAACTGTGGTGTGAATGGGTTCTTCTGAGTGAAGCCTGGTGGGTCTTAACTTGTAGATAGCTTTGCCTTGATGGAGCTTGTAAAGTaagatcacacagaatcacagaatgttaggggctggaagggacctcatccagtccaacccccctgccacagcaggagcacctagagcaggtcacacaggaacacatccaggcagatttttaatatctccagagagggaggctccacaacccccctgggcagcctgctccagggctctgtcaccctcctgtttccatggaacttcctctgcctcagcttccaccactgccccttgtgctggcattgggcatcacccagcagagcctggctccagcctctgggcactcaccctgcacatctttatcaacatgaatgaggtcacctctcaggctcagctccctcacctctcaagctccagagccctcagctccctcaggctctcctcataaggaagatgttccactgccttcatcatttttgtggctctgtgctggactctttcaagcagttccctgaggtccttcctgaactgaaggatccagaactggacacaatattccagatgtgacctcagcagggcagagcagagggggaggagaacctctctcaacctactaaccacagcccttctaatccaccccagaatggctttggccttggccacaagagcacattgctggctcattaCTATTTGTTTAACCTTTTTGGAATTTCTGGAAATTTCCTAATTTCACCTTTTTGGAAACTTTGGAAATTTCCTCATTGAAAACTCATCCCACTTAGGGGAgttacaaacaaaaaaaggcagagaaagaaaacccagCCAAACTTTACCAACCCTTCAGCTGTTCTCTTGCACTTTTTCTCTGTCTCCCCTGCTTTTCAGGTGTAGGCCTCCAGCTTGTTTGCTTTGAGAACATCACACAATCTGTGTGAGCATGAGTTGTGTGTTTTTTCAAGCTCAGGTTAGAGGGGAGTGTGGCTATGGttagttggggctgttcaagccTTTAAGCTCTGAGCAATTTAAAAGCGAGTCCTTGCCGTTGAGCTGTCCATCAAGGAGCTTGTTGTCTGCAGGCCTAATGTCATATCCCTCTGTAACAAGAGTTTGATTGACAGGGAAGTTTGTTTTGGCAGGAGCAAAGGTCAGCATTTTGCTGACAGCTGAACAATGGAAATCTTGCATCATCAGTCTgttttctggagagattcatGCATCTCCATAAATGTAACATACGCCGGCCAAACGCCGGCCCCGGGCGAAGCTGCCGCGCTAGGCTGAGCTTTGGAACGCTTGGCAAGAAAAAGTTCTCTCTGCTTTGTCCATCTCCTTGAGGAGAAGGCTCGAAGTGCCTGTGGGGATGGCTTGTGCAGTGGATCACAGTGAAAATAGCTGGAAATAATTGTCTTGTGCCTGTGCAGAGAGTTACAGATGATGATCTTCAAGTCCTTGCCTCTGTCTTACACGATTCTGCGTTTGGCACAGGTTTGGATCTTAGGTGTAACGTATTGACTGATGCTGGAGCAAAGCTTGTGGCAACATTCCTCCAGGAAAACTCCAATCTGTGCTACCTTAACCTGATGCTTAATGATATTGGTGCAAGTGGAGCAGAGCTGATAGCAACAGCGCTCCGTGGGAATGAAACTCTTAGGTATTTGAGCATGACTGGAAACAAAATAGGAAACAAAGGTGGGATTTCTTTGCTTCAATGCTGCAAATCAATTCAGCCTTAGAGAAGCTGGATCTTGGAGACTGTGATGTGGAAGAGACCACAGTTCACATAGCTCTGATGTTGAAAACCAACACTTCTCTTGTGGAGCTACACTTGTGCAAGCGTGAAATGAAAAACTTTGGTGTAGAGCGACTGTGTGAGGCACTGTATGAAAACTCCAGCCTGAGATACCTTGATCTTGGCTGTAATAAAATCAGCCATGATGGTGTAAAGTTTCTGGGAGAACTACTAAAATGGAACCAGACCCTGGAAATCCTAGACCTTGGTGCAAACAGAATAGAAGATGCTGGAGCCATCTACCTGCGTGAAGCATTGGCTTGGTACAACAGGACTCTTTGAGCATTGTCAGTGGTAAACAATGGTCTAAGTGGCAAAGGAGTGGTGGCTCTTTCAGATGCAATGAAAACAGACAGGGAGCTTTCCTGTATTTACATCTGGGGGAACAAACTGGATGAAGCCACCTGTGTGGCATTTTCAGAATTGATTCAGACAGGCTGCCTGAAACCTAATTGTACAGACGTGGACCCGTACAAGGCCGATGGGCACGTTCAccttgcagagctctcccacggCCTTCAGAAGCATTACTACTGGACACCAAGCTCGGGGGAGGAGACAAACAAAGATGCTAATGCCAGTCTGGCAATTGCAGCTGTTACAGAGTACCTGTGAATGAGGTAGTAGCTTGATGTGCTGTGTATGCCTTGGCTTTCCCTGTCTGGTTTTGAGTAAAATAGTATTGAACTTGCTGCATGTTTCTTCAGGGTCTTTAGTCTAGAAGGGGGAAGaacaaattcttcacagaaagagagactggccattggaatgggctgcccagggaggtggtggagtcaccatcactggaggtgtttaggaagagaccggatggggcacttagtgccatggtttagttgatcagatggtgctgggtgataggttggacttgatgatcttgaaggtcttttccaacctggttaattctattctattcatctgaCCCACACCACACAGAAGtgcctcctctgcagggcaCTGTTGCAGAGTGAGCAAGATGGTAACTGACTTTGTCACCTCCAACAAATGACTGCACCTGTGCAGCACTTTCCCCTCCATTTAAAAGAGACAAAACCTTTTGGCTGCCTGGAGTTTTAAGgattaaaaaataatctctaAGTACTTTTGGCTACAGAAAAATTATGCAAATATCTCCAAGGTTTTTTAGGCTAAAAGTTACCACTGAGTGAccggagttgtttagcctggagaagaggaggctcaggggtgacctcattgctctctacaactccctgaagggaggctgtagccaggtgggggttggtctttcctcccagccaaccagcaccagaacaagaggacacagtctcaagctgtgccaggggaggtttaagctggatgttaggaagaaattcttcccagcaagagagattggccattgggatgtgctgcccagggtggtgatggagtcaccatcactggaggtatttaggaagagcctggatgaggcacttggtgccatggtttagttgattagatagtgttgggtgataggttggacttgatgatctctcaaaagtcttttccaacctggctgattctgtgtgacaAGTCAGATGTTCAGAGTGAGTCCTTCTGACAGAcctcttcccagccctccctgctggggcacttccctctttttttaaatacttttaatttttttaatttcttagtGGTATTTTGGCAGGTGAGCTCATTCCCTCCCATCCCAGCCTACTTctcaaagaatagaatagaataaatcaggttggaagagaccttcaagatcatcacatccaacctatccaacaccacctaattaactaaaccatgcaaccaagcaccctatcaagtctcctcctgaacacctccagtgatggtgactccaccacctccctgggcagcacatttcaatgggcaatcactctctctgtgtagaacttcctcctaacctccagcctaaacctcccctggtgcagcttgagactgtgtcctctggttctggtgctgcttgcctgggagaagagaccaacccccacctggctacaacctcccttcagggagttggagagagcaagaaggtctctcctgagcctcctcttctccaggctaagcaaccccagctccctcagcctctccttacagggctgtgctccagacccctccccagctttgttgcccttctctgtacaccttccagcaactcaacatccttcctaaactgagtggcccagaactggacacagtacagtCCCTTCCCTGACTGGTAACAATTAGTTTTACATTTaatgtgcagagccctggaagaggctgcccaggggtgttgtggagtctccctctctggagatattcaaaacccacctggatgtgttcctgtgtgatgtgctctaggtgctcctgctctggcaggggggttggactggatgagcttttgaggtcccttccagcccctaatatcctgtgagtctgtgattttaAGTGGCCTATACATAAAATACTTCAAATGTTTCTTAAAGGTGATCAGTGTGGTTCCACATTTCTGTTACCTGTCCTGGTTTCATTGTACGTGCAGGAGTGTAACTGCCAGTGCAGGCTGGCTTTAGATGGTGAGGAATCATTTAACCaaggcaggggtttggactggttgatcttacgaggtcccttccagcccctaacattttgtgattctataaacTAAATCAGAGGCTTTGAGAGTTGTTGATTGATGTAACAAACCTGAGCTATCACAGCTGAGATCTgagctattttttccccctgagttTTCCTGTCCCACACTGCTCAAGACTCCCTTTTCCCAGACTGTGCTCtaaagaatttatttatttattt
It encodes:
- the LOC104299171 gene encoding LOW QUALITY PROTEIN: leucine-rich repeat-containing protein 34-like (The sequence of the model RefSeq protein was modified relative to this genomic sequence to represent the inferred CDS: inserted 1 base in 1 codon; substituted 1 base at 1 genomic stop codon), producing the protein MMLARSDERHPIGNADYQLALTKRVDRPPALNPEREGSKCLWGWLVQWITVKIAGNNCLVPVQRVTDDDLQVLASVLHDSAFGTGLDLRCNVLTDAGAKLVATFLQENSNLCYLNLMLNDIGASGAELIATALRGNETLRYLSMTGNKIGNKGGIXFASMLQINSALEKLDLGDCDVEETTVHIALMLKTNTSLVELHLCKREMKNFGVERLCEALYENSSLRYLDLGCNKISHDGVKFLGELLKWNQTLEILDLGANRIEDAGAIYLREALAWYNRTLXALSVVNNGLSGKGVVALSDAMKTDRELSCIYIWGNKLDEATCVAFSELIQTGCLKPNCTDVDPYKADGHVHLAELSHGLQKHYYWTPSSGEETNKDANASLAIAAVTEYL